The following are from one region of the Geoalkalibacter subterraneus genome:
- a CDS encoding chemotaxis protein CheW, translated as MSDSSQSVDEIRRTLDRMRQDYWRQIEEQDEAPQGEERDFVLLRLAQEWIGIPCEQAREVLRVPRLVPVPGVDDQIAGIVNVRGHIVAVTDLRALCGLARAETDRNSRLMLVEAAGVTTVLLVDEVRDIRPIKVDDIEESPRHFGRLPAEVFFGRVELAEGLVSLIDIDRLLRCPELIIE; from the coding sequence ATGAGCGATTCCTCGCAATCTGTGGATGAAATACGGCGCACCCTTGACCGCATGCGACAGGATTACTGGCGCCAGATAGAAGAACAGGACGAAGCGCCGCAGGGAGAGGAGCGTGATTTCGTGCTGCTGCGCCTGGCGCAGGAATGGATCGGCATCCCCTGCGAGCAGGCCCGTGAAGTGCTCAGGGTCCCTCGCCTGGTGCCGGTGCCCGGTGTCGATGACCAGATCGCCGGCATCGTCAACGTGCGCGGACATATTGTCGCCGTTACCGACCTGCGTGCGCTGTGCGGCCTGGCGCGGGCTGAAACCGACAGAAATTCGCGCCTGATGCTGGTCGAGGCGGCGGGCGTGACCACAGTCCTGTTGGTGGATGAGGTGCGCGATATCCGCCCGATCAAAGTCGACGACATCGAGGAGAGTCCCCGGCATTTCGGTCGGCTTCCGGCGGAGGTTTTTTTCGGCCGGGTGGAACTTGCGGAGGGGCTGGTCAGCCTGATCGATATCGATCGCTTGTTGCGGTGCCCCGAATTGATTATCGAGTAG